The following coding sequences lie in one Montipora foliosa isolate CH-2021 chromosome 11, ASM3666993v2, whole genome shotgun sequence genomic window:
- the LOC137975719 gene encoding E3 ubiquitin-protein ligase TRIM71-like: MALKDFRDEDFENILKQPTLCGKHEKKKLKFFCQECKIAICNACALTDHEGHAKIVLEDAAKERKSIVNAAIESKKRRAQEKMTSIAKIDENCISIQEQAALVKSDVQQFANSFIAAIEAQKNHIFDEVENKVRESLQLLGEQRHEIEEDVKMQEADIEKTQMILKRSTNAQIMQPHTFLDKIVQEKAEEDSADCDIGHVMTILFKRNKKLFDDLKVQQLGLIRIPGLISKTSSKKSSAEGKGVTEGTVGLEAEIVVRNTQRGQCYQEHDRVTLEIRNCEGRDSAIKPHIQDNKDGTYKISYFSKESGACQASVKVNEEHVRGSPFEVHIKRRHFRPVLSFGKSGSDAGMLSSPWGVAVNDNDEIAVSECNNNRVQIFASNGTSLRSFGKKGNQQGEFNFPA, from the coding sequence ATGGCTTTGAAAGACTTTCGAGACGAGGACTTcgagaacattttaaagcagcCGACACTTTGTGggaaacacgagaagaaaaaaCTGAAGTTTTTCTGCCAGGAGTGCAAAATAGCCATTTGCAACGCTTGTGCTCTAACAGATCACGAAGGTCACGCCAAAATTGTTTTGGAAGATGCCGCAAAGGAACGCAAATCGATAGTCAATGCAGCAATTGAatcaaagaaacgaagagcGCAGGAGAAGATGACAAGTATTGCGAAAATTGatgaaaactgcatttcaaTTCAAGAACAAGCCGCACTAGTGAAAAGCGACGTGCAGCAGTTTGCCAACAGTTTCATTGCGGCCATTGAAGCGCAAAAGAATCACATCTTTGATGAGGTGGAAAACAAAGTGCGAGAATCGTTGCAGCTCCTGGGAGAGCAAAGGCACGAGATTGAAGAAGACGTGAAAATGCAAGAAGCAGATATTGAAAAAACCCAAATGATTTTAAAGCGAAGCACAAACGCTCAAATCATGCAGCCCCACACATTTTTGGATAAAATAGTTCAGGAAAAAGCTGAAGAAGATTCAGCGGACTGTGACATCGGACATGTGATGACTATTCTCTttaaaaggaacaaaaagtTGTTTGATGATCTAAAAGTCCAACAATTAGGTTTAATCAGGATTCCTGGTTTAATCAGCAAAACGAGCTCGAAAAAATCTAGCGCTGAGGGAAAAGGGGTCACTGAAGGAACTGTTGGACTTGAAGCTGAGATTGTTGTAAGGAACACACAAAGAGGACAATGTTACCAAGAACATGACCGCGTGACATTGGAAATCAGAAATTGTGAAGGCCGTGACAGTGCGATCAAGCCTCATATCCAAGATAACAAAGATGGTACTTACAAGATCAGCTATTTTTCCAAGGAATCCGGAGCATGTCAGGCATCCGTGAAAGTCAACGAAGAACATGTTCGTGGCAGCCCTTTTGAGGTTCATATCAAACGCAGACATTTCAGACCCGTGTTATCCTTTGGAAAATCAGGATCGGATGCTGGAATGCTTTCCAGTCCTTGGGGGGTAGCTGTGAATGACAATGATGAGATTGCAGTGAGCGAGTGTAATAACAACAGAGTACAGATATTTGCTAGTAATGGAACTAGCTTAAGATCGTTTGGTAAGAAGGGTAATCAGCAGGGAGAGTTTAACTTTCCTGCTTGA